Proteins from a single region of Mytilus trossulus isolate FHL-02 chromosome 2, PNRI_Mtr1.1.1.hap1, whole genome shotgun sequence:
- the LOC134708577 gene encoding uncharacterized protein LOC134708577, producing the protein MGNASSNQKEDLCTNRHSYYTKLLSAPPLWSTQTSYSKWAKQYKNVEGFTDFADFTTCREARKRHGILVKPDTYDGRQLVSQLKSKSELTLIEKQKWKLSSFKLPRIPLTGLEDPYWLHSRHNRNRRECSIIGYHDTMAVLQINTNRYHLSPRFYILDLENKQVLGHFVVFYHCKRWYECYISPNKQQLLIRPDNLTRIVSLPDNYMIENISLMPQASKLRINAVPPTLRAHVLAFNSQAGDNFVLTAFYKEIELRSIGDWNVVRKSGTFRLPASIQQIKSSPLGDYIVVRCVHPLYNKEYRTNIVAVISYVNFELLLRIDVRGCYWPASEVINLQVFPYFSPSEATIAVMKNHAYNRKVITQKLPIVRLNLQYLCRRAILHLVSYRDVGKLPLPAQLVDYIQGKPHKICNV; encoded by the coding sequence ATGGGGAATGCAAGCAGTAACCAGAAAGAAGATCTGTGTACAAATAGACACAGTTATTATACTAAGTTATTGTCTGCACCACCATTATGGTCAACCCAAACATCATATAGTAAATGGGCTAAACAGTACAAAAATGTGGAAGGGTTTACAGATTTTGCCGATTTTACAACATGTCGTGAGGCAAGAAAACGTCATGGCATATTAGTCAAACCAGACACATACGATGGGAGGCAGCTTGTATCCCAGTTGAAATCTAAATCAGAATTAACTTTGATTGAAAAGCAAAAATGGAAGCTTTCTTCCTTTAAACTTCCCAGAATTCCCTTGACTGGATTAGAAGATCCCTATTGGCTTCATAGCAGACATAACAGGAACAGACGTGAATGCAGTATAATTGGTTACCATGACACCATGGCTGTTCTTCAAATTAACACAAATAGATACCACTTGTCACCaagattttacattttagatTTGGAAAATAAGCAAGTTTTAGGACATTTTGTGGTGTTTTACCATTGTAAGAGATGGTATGAGTGTTATATCTCTCCTAACAAACAGCAGTTGTTGATACGCCCTGATAATTTAACTAGAATTGTTTCGCTGCCAGATAATTACATGATAGAGAATATATCTTTGATGCCGCAAGCATCAAAACTCAGGATTAATGCTGTGCCTCCAACACTCAGAGCCCATGTGCTAGCATTCAACTCTCAAGCTGGGGACAATTTTGTTTTGACTGCTTTTTACAAAGAAATAGAACTGAGATCTATTGGTGACTGGAATGTTGTTAGAAAGAGTGGTACCTTTCGTCTCCCAGCATCAATACAGCAGATAAAATCAAGTCCTTTAGGAGACTATATAGTGGTTAGATGTGTTCATCCTCTTTATAATAAAGAGTATCGGACAAATATTGTGGCAGTTATCAGTTATGTAAACTTTGAACTGTTGCTCCGAATAGATGTCCGAGGGTGCTACTGGCCTGCTAGTGAGGTCATCAATTTACAAGTCTTCCCATACTTTTCACCAAGTGAAGCTACGATTGCTGTTATGAAAAACCATGCATACAATCGTAAAGTTATAACACAGAAACTACCCATCGTAAGACTAAACCTGCAATATTTGTGTCGTAGAGCTATTCTTCATCTTGTGAGTTACCGTGATGTGGGTAAATTACCACTTCCTGCACAGCTAGTTGATTACATTCAAGGCAAACCACACAAAATCTGCAATGTGTAA
- the LOC134706181 gene encoding uncharacterized protein LOC134706181 — MESLKELRQYGESLGLANEDLIRFIESQQAKQRDDRRFEREREKEEWEVEKVRLEHELELKRLDNTRLFETEKHREEKGNVNPSKVPKLPPFEEGTDDMDAYLRRYERYAISKKWDKSIWATHLSALLKGNALNVYALMPSDQALDYDALKTCLLKRYNMTEDGFKQKFRSCRPELGETFQQFSVRLGSYFSRWIDMSNVVKTFDGLYDLMLRDQFLHICNNEVMLFLKERVPNSIDDMTRYADQFKEARRVNIVSLTNQTQKGKSQPAQKPNNARNQEPPKQSDRDRNRHTGGYGGGNRFDRKCFKCNKSDHLISNCPLLKNKVGNVQNSGSRGKETPICGNVITLTDSIITTQVSNLTIPEQCEKKPIKMPVAKGKLGDRVVTVLRDTGCNGVVIKKSLVSIDCFLDDYQTCVLADGSSVKVPIAIITIDSPYYQGEVKAWCMEQPLYDVIIGNIDGAREPYDPDISPSVSVVTRQQAKKRDNPYPKLKVPGSIKDVSLEDIEHEQQSDASLSKLRQYVAEGRKFEKTNGTKVNYILKKTLMYREFMSPKVENGKLFRQLVVPEVYRSDVMKLAHESLMAGHMATRRTVYRVLSEFYWPGVESDVKRYCQSCDICQRTVPKGKQVRAPLGKTPIIDVPFRRVAVDIVGPLVPVTDKGNRYKLTLVDYATRYPEGVALPSIETERVAEALIDIFCRVGFGRTIYFQFNV, encoded by the coding sequence ATGGAGAGTCTTAAAGAGTTAAGACAGTATGGTGAGTCATTAGGGTTAGCCAATGAAGATTTAATTAGGTTCATTGAGTCACAACAGGCGAAACAACGCGATGATAGACGTTTTgaaagagaaagagaaaaagaagAATGGGAAGTTGAAAAGGTAAGATTAGAACATGAGTTGGAATTGAAAAGGCTAGATAATACTCGTTTATTTGAAACTGAAAAACACAGGGAAGAAAAAGGTAATGTTAACCCCTCAAAGGTACCTAAACTACCTCCTTTTGAGGAAGGTACTGATGATATGGATGCATATTTGCGTCGTTATGAAAGGTATGCTATATCGAAAAAATGGGACAAATCAATATGGGCCACTCATTTGAGTGCACTTCTTAAAGGTAATGCATTAAATGTGTACGCTTTGATGCCCTCAGATCAAGCATTAGATTATGATGCTCTTAAGACATGTTTGTTGAAGAGGTATAACATGACCGAAGATGGGTTTAAGCAGAAGTTTAGATCTTGTCGTCCAGAGCTTGGTGAAACGTTTCAACAGTTTTCTGTTCGTTTGGGTAGTTATTTTAGTAGGTGGATTGATATGTCTAATGTTGTGAAGACGTTTGATGGACTTTATGATCTTATGTTAAGAGATCAGTTTTTACACATATGTAATAACGAGGTAATGTTATTTTTGAAAGAGAGAGTACCGAATTCCATAGATGATATGACTCGGTATGCTGATCAATTTAAGGAGGCAAGGCGAGTAAATATAGTATCACTTACAAATCAGACTCAAAAAGGTAAGTCACAGCCGGCTCAAAAACCCAACAATGCACGGAACCAAGAACCGCCAAAGCAAAGtgatagagatagaaatagacATACAGGAGGTTATGGCGGTGGAAACAGATTTGATAGAAAGTGCTTTAAGTGCAACAAATCAGATCATTTGATATCGAACTGTCCATTATTGAAAAACAAGGTTGGTAATGTACAAAATAGTGGTTCACGGGGAAAGGAAACTCCTATTTGCGGGAATGTTATTACTCTTACTGATAGCATTATTACTACCCAAGTAAGTAATCTTACAATACCTGAACAGTGTGAAAagaaaccaatcaaaatgccTGTAGCTAAAGGTAAGTTAGGTGACCGTGTTGTGACAGTACTTCGCGATACAGGATGTAATGGAGTTGTTATAAAGAAAAGTCTTGTAAGTATAGATTGTTTTCTAGACGATTATCAGACATGTGTATTAGCTGATGGGTCGAGTGTTAAAGTACCTATAGCTATAATTACTATAGACAGTCCTTATTATCAAGGTGAAGTAAAAGCATGGTGTATGGAACAACCATTATATGATGTTATTATAGGAAACATAGATGGTGCTAGGGAGCCTTATGATCCCGATATATCTCCGTCGGTAAGTGTAGTAACTCGACAGCAAGCGAAGAAGAGAGATAATCCATATCCGAAATTAAAAGTTCCAGGAAGTATTAAGGATGTTAGTCTAGAGGACATTGAGCATGAACAGCAGTCTGATGCAAGTTTGTCGAAGCTTAGACAGTATGTAGCTGAAGGCAGAAAGTTTGAGAAGACCAATGGTACAAAGGTAAATTACATATTGAAAAAGACACTTATGTATAGAGAATTTATGTCGCCAAAAGTAGAAAATGGTAAGTTATTCCGTCAGTTGGTCGTTCCTGAAGTTTATAGAAGCGATGTCATGAAATTAGCACACGAGTCATTGATGGCGGGACATATGGCTACACGACGTACAGTTTATCGTGTATTATCAGAGTTTTACTGGCCAGGAGTTGAATCCGATGTTAAGCGGTATTGCCAGTCCTGTGATATTTGCCAACGCACTGTACCAAAAGGTAAGCAAGTTAGAGCTCCTTTGGGTAAAACCCCTATCATAGATGTACCTTTTCGAAGAGTAGCTGTAGATATAGTTGGACCTTTAGTACCAGTAACTGATAAAGGAAATCGGTATAAACTAACACTTGTTGATTACGCTACAAGGTATCCAGAAGGAGTAGCGTTACCATCTATCGAGACAGAAAGGGTAGCGGAAgcattgattgatatattttgtcGGGTAGGTTTTGGGCGCACAATTTACTTCCAATTTAATGTCTGA